The Gemmata palustris genome includes a region encoding these proteins:
- a CDS encoding MFS transporter: protein MNPTELPPGGAAPPAPHAPKKSALLIVWLVVFIDLLGFGIVLPVLPRQAKPYLDALALSDVSRGAVIGVLFSVFSLMQFVFSPMWGRVSDRIGRRPVLFISLLGSVVFYALYGFAVSLPAGQAELALGLMLFARIGAGIAGASVGTAAAVIADCTTPDKRAKGMALIGIAFGAGFTLGPLIAYFGLALFAREPWGVGALASGLSLIALLVAVAIFKETRNSNNKAAKEFFSLAKTREVLAMPTVGTLVLIYFLAIFAFGTFEATLAQFTDKVFGLKDDDNFLVFAFVGAVLMVAGGSYRPMVKKRSEVGLLKFGVGAMTIGLAGIGVVAYLVLAPGGSTSDIAKPLFYVAMSVAVVGFAFVNPSVSALVSKRSDPTRQGEVLGVNQSFASLGRILGPFLGSVLFDAHASRTLPYLGAVLTLFVVAALLPRLKAKEEPQINADK, encoded by the coding sequence ATGAATCCCACCGAATTGCCACCGGGCGGTGCCGCGCCTCCCGCCCCCCACGCGCCCAAGAAATCCGCACTCCTGATCGTGTGGTTGGTCGTATTTATCGACCTGCTCGGGTTCGGCATCGTTCTGCCCGTGCTCCCGCGCCAGGCGAAGCCGTACCTCGATGCGCTCGCGCTCTCGGACGTCTCTCGCGGGGCCGTGATCGGCGTGCTGTTCTCGGTGTTCTCGCTGATGCAGTTCGTGTTTTCGCCGATGTGGGGGCGCGTGTCGGACCGAATCGGTCGGCGCCCGGTTCTGTTCATCAGTTTGCTCGGTTCGGTCGTCTTCTACGCGCTTTACGGCTTCGCGGTCTCGCTGCCGGCGGGTCAGGCGGAACTCGCGCTCGGTCTGATGCTGTTCGCGCGCATCGGGGCCGGTATTGCGGGGGCGAGTGTGGGCACCGCAGCGGCCGTTATTGCGGACTGCACCACGCCCGATAAGCGGGCAAAGGGCATGGCGCTGATCGGGATCGCGTTCGGGGCCGGGTTCACGCTCGGGCCGCTCATCGCGTACTTCGGGTTGGCGCTGTTCGCACGGGAGCCGTGGGGCGTGGGGGCTCTCGCGTCCGGGTTGTCGCTGATCGCGTTACTCGTTGCAGTGGCGATCTTTAAGGAAACGCGCAACTCGAACAACAAAGCGGCCAAGGAGTTTTTCAGTCTCGCGAAGACGCGCGAGGTGCTGGCGATGCCGACCGTGGGCACGCTGGTGCTCATCTACTTCCTCGCGATCTTCGCGTTCGGTACTTTTGAGGCCACGCTCGCGCAGTTCACGGACAAAGTGTTCGGGCTCAAAGACGACGACAACTTCCTGGTGTTCGCGTTCGTCGGCGCGGTGCTGATGGTCGCGGGCGGCTCGTACCGGCCGATGGTGAAGAAGCGGTCCGAAGTCGGGCTGCTCAAGTTCGGCGTCGGGGCGATGACGATCGGTCTCGCCGGGATCGGGGTCGTGGCGTACCTCGTGCTGGCTCCGGGGGGAAGCACGAGCGACATTGCGAAGCCCCTGTTCTACGTCGCGATGTCCGTCGCAGTGGTCGGGTTCGCGTTCGTGAACCCGTCGGTATCGGCGCTGGTGTCGAAGCGGTCGGACCCGACGCGGCAAGGCGAGGTACTGGGCGTGAACCAGTCGTTCGCGTCGCTCGGGCGCATCCTCGGGCCGTTCCTCGGATCGGTCTTGTTCGACGCCCACGCCTCGCGCACACTACCGTACTTGGGCGCGGTACTCACGCTGTTCGTCGTCGCAGCGCTGCTCCCGCGGTTGAAAGCGAAGGAAGAGCCGCAGATAAACGCCGATAAATAA
- a CDS encoding glycosyltransferase family 9 protein has product MLDRIDARRIAIIKPSALGDIVHSLPVLTALRTRFPAARITWVVNSGYESLLTGHPDLTDTLPFDRGAFKGRRAFATAWSFAAELRRRRFDLVIDMQGLLRSGLMAWASGAPVRVGFRNAREGSRYMYTHKLASPRAHAVDRMWAVAEAFGVGHLSKTFRVPLQPGELIAARNELASLPRPWIAVAVGAKWLTKRWPVAHFAELLTRAQAHFGGSAVFVGASDDIALSQEVIASLRGPALNLAGKTSLPRLAATLSLADVMVGNDTGPLHLGAALGRPCVAPYTCTRVVRHGPYQQAANCVETTVACGGSYLKKCGNMICMPELTADRLWPRLAETLDTWQRTHSSRSA; this is encoded by the coding sequence ATGCTGGACCGGATCGATGCGCGACGGATCGCGATCATCAAGCCGAGCGCACTGGGCGACATCGTTCATTCGCTCCCGGTGCTGACCGCGCTGCGCACGCGGTTCCCCGCGGCCCGCATCACCTGGGTCGTGAACTCGGGCTACGAGTCGCTCCTCACCGGCCACCCCGACCTGACAGACACGCTCCCCTTTGATCGCGGCGCGTTCAAGGGCCGGCGCGCGTTCGCGACCGCGTGGTCGTTCGCGGCCGAGTTGCGCCGGCGGCGGTTCGATCTCGTGATCGACATGCAGGGGCTTTTGCGAAGCGGTTTGATGGCGTGGGCAAGCGGCGCACCGGTGCGGGTCGGGTTCCGCAACGCCCGCGAAGGCAGTCGGTACATGTACACGCACAAACTGGCCTCGCCCCGGGCGCACGCGGTCGATCGGATGTGGGCCGTCGCGGAGGCATTCGGCGTCGGGCACCTGTCGAAAACGTTCCGGGTTCCCCTTCAGCCGGGGGAACTGATCGCTGCACGGAACGAACTCGCGTCGCTGCCGCGGCCGTGGATCGCGGTCGCTGTGGGAGCGAAGTGGCTTACGAAGCGCTGGCCCGTGGCACATTTCGCCGAGCTTCTCACGCGCGCACAGGCGCACTTTGGCGGGTCCGCGGTATTCGTAGGAGCGAGTGACGATATCGCGCTCTCGCAAGAGGTGATCGCGAGCCTACGCGGACCGGCACTGAATCTGGCCGGGAAGACTTCGCTCCCGCGGCTTGCGGCAACGCTGTCACTCGCGGACGTGATGGTTGGGAACGACACCGGTCCGCTGCACCTCGGTGCGGCGCTCGGGCGCCCGTGCGTCGCGCCGTACACCTGTACGCGGGTGGTGCGACACGGGCCGTACCAGCAAGCCGCGAACTGTGTGGAAACAACCGTCGCGTGCGGTGGGAGCTACCTCAAGAAATGCGGTAACATGATCTGCATGCCGGAGCTCACCGCGGACCGGCTCTGGCCCCGCCTGGCGGAGACACTGGATACATGGCAACGAACACACAGTTCCCGTTCCGCCTGA
- a CDS encoding Maf family protein, which produces MATNTQFPFRLILASGSWGRKWLMEQAGYPFEVKPSNIDEPTEARLGDCRHYVGELAWLKAEAVALAEPDGLIIAADTVGWLHGKVIGKPEDEADARRIITALAGTVHELWTGVCLWLRPGDRQICWQERSLVRMKALSGAEIDAYLKTRKWEGCSGAYSIEFPHDPYLTIEDGSVSNVVGLPMESLGLALEWMRTIRGAG; this is translated from the coding sequence ATGGCAACGAACACACAGTTCCCGTTCCGCCTGATCCTCGCGAGCGGCTCGTGGGGCCGCAAGTGGCTCATGGAGCAGGCCGGTTACCCCTTTGAAGTTAAACCGTCCAACATCGACGAACCGACGGAAGCCCGGTTGGGTGACTGCCGGCACTACGTCGGCGAACTCGCGTGGCTGAAGGCCGAAGCCGTTGCGCTCGCCGAGCCCGATGGGTTAATCATCGCGGCCGACACGGTGGGCTGGCTGCACGGCAAAGTGATCGGCAAGCCGGAAGACGAGGCCGACGCCCGGCGCATCATCACGGCGCTAGCCGGGACCGTTCACGAACTCTGGACCGGCGTGTGCCTCTGGCTCCGCCCCGGCGACCGACAAATCTGTTGGCAGGAGCGGAGCCTCGTGCGCATGAAGGCGCTCTCCGGGGCCGAGATCGATGCCTACCTGAAGACGCGGAAGTGGGAGGGGTGCAGCGGGGCGTACTCGATCGAGTTCCCGCACGATCCGTACCTGACAATTGAAGACGGCAGCGTGAGTAACGTGGTCGGCTTGCCGATGGAATCGCTGGGGCTGGCGCTGGAGTGGATGCGCACGATTCGCGGCGCGGGGTAA
- the rplT gene encoding 50S ribosomal protein L20, producing the protein MVRARSKATTAARKKRTRKLTKGFRLGRHNLFRMAMTTLIRSRVYAFRDRKTKKRQYRRIWIVRINAACRMRGLRYSEFIHGLQLANVMLDRKSLSETAIHDPAAFDKLVELVKATLAEHAPKTA; encoded by the coding sequence ATGGTTCGCGCTCGTAGTAAGGCAACAACGGCGGCCCGTAAGAAGCGGACGCGCAAACTCACCAAGGGCTTCCGCCTCGGTCGGCACAACCTGTTCCGGATGGCGATGACCACGCTCATCCGGTCGCGCGTGTACGCGTTCCGCGACCGCAAGACGAAGAAGCGCCAGTACCGCCGCATCTGGATCGTCCGCATCAACGCGGCGTGCCGCATGCGCGGGCTGCGGTACAGCGAGTTCATTCACGGGCTGCAACTGGCCAACGTGATGCTCGACCGCAAGTCGCTGTCGGAAACGGCCATCCACGACCCGGCCGCGTTCGATAAGCTGGTCGAACTCGTGAAGGCGACCCTCGCCGAACACGCGCCCAAGACGGCGTAA
- the rpmI gene encoding 50S ribosomal protein L35 — MATKNKTNKSVKKRVRVTATGKLKYGKVGRRHLNAHMKAKRKRQLRRAGIIGDRPKVQKKYKIALGVL; from the coding sequence ATGGCCACCAAGAACAAGACGAATAAGAGCGTCAAAAAGCGGGTCCGCGTGACCGCCACCGGCAAGCTGAAGTACGGCAAGGTCGGTCGGCGCCACTTGAACGCCCACATGAAGGCCAAGCGGAAGCGCCAGCTCCGTCGGGCCGGCATCATCGGCGACCGCCCCAAGGTGCAGAAGAAGTACAAGATCGCCCTCGGCGTTCTCTAA
- a CDS encoding class I SAM-dependent methyltransferase: MPPRFHCTPPEAVAETVRETVFVGDYTFLIDRPIDSDKLLDLPWCRSAYVADEYVPYWPTLWPSARMLAKAVVREPWGNYAHPVEVLEVGCGLGLAGVACLARGLRVTFSDVDETALTFAAANARLNGYAHGFRTRPIDFRCPPDDVKYPVVIGSDLMYEERLVGPLVNLLEAVLAPDGVCLIADPDRLPARVFRWKLEEAGYSVTPDFARAGEPGGERTKGTIYRIKRNVERE; the protein is encoded by the coding sequence ATGCCACCACGCTTTCACTGCACGCCGCCCGAAGCGGTCGCCGAGACCGTTCGCGAAACGGTGTTCGTCGGCGATTACACCTTCCTCATCGATCGGCCCATCGACTCCGACAAGTTGCTCGATCTCCCGTGGTGCCGGTCCGCGTATGTCGCGGACGAGTACGTCCCGTACTGGCCGACGCTCTGGCCGAGCGCGCGGATGCTCGCGAAGGCGGTGGTGCGCGAACCGTGGGGGAACTACGCGCACCCGGTCGAGGTGCTGGAAGTCGGGTGCGGGCTGGGGCTCGCCGGGGTCGCGTGCCTCGCGCGCGGGCTGCGCGTGACCTTCTCCGATGTGGACGAAACCGCACTCACCTTCGCCGCGGCCAACGCCCGCCTCAACGGTTACGCGCACGGCTTCCGAACGCGGCCCATCGACTTCCGATGTCCGCCGGACGACGTGAAGTACCCCGTGGTGATCGGGTCCGATCTGATGTACGAGGAGCGGCTCGTCGGCCCGCTCGTAAACCTGCTCGAAGCCGTTCTCGCGCCCGACGGCGTGTGCCTGATCGCGGACCCGGACCGCCTGCCGGCGCGCGTCTTCCGGTGGAAGCTCGAAGAGGCCGGGTACAGCGTCACGCCCGACTTCGCCCGCGCCGGCGAACCCGGCGGCGAGCGCACGAAGGGCACCATCTACCGCATTAAAAGGAACGTCGAACGAGAGTGA
- a CDS encoding metallophosphoesterase → MPAPDRMLTHLRQAVALVRATPGRRGHTVALEGCTEVLVAGDLHGHVAHFQTMLKYADLANHPTRHFVLQEIIHGKFRYPKGGDKSHQLVDLFSALKGQFPKQVHYLPGNHELAQWTNRPVIKADENQNALFQEGVSEAYGPAFGPKIYAAYLELFQALPVALRAPNGVLISHSLPAARFLPLFDPARLDREAYQDEDLQPGGSVHSLLWGRDTSADAVANFLRKMGCDLLVSGHIASDTGFAAPNDRQLILDCAETPAGFVLFPADRKLTHAELVGCVKTI, encoded by the coding sequence GTGCCCGCGCCCGATCGCATGTTGACGCACCTCCGCCAGGCGGTCGCGCTGGTCCGCGCCACACCCGGGCGGCGCGGGCACACCGTGGCCCTGGAGGGGTGTACCGAGGTGCTCGTCGCCGGAGACCTGCACGGGCACGTCGCGCACTTCCAGACGATGCTGAAGTACGCGGACCTCGCGAACCATCCCACGCGGCACTTCGTTCTGCAGGAGATCATTCACGGGAAGTTCCGCTACCCGAAGGGCGGGGACAAGTCGCACCAGCTCGTCGATCTGTTCAGCGCGCTGAAGGGCCAGTTCCCGAAGCAGGTCCACTACCTGCCGGGCAACCACGAACTGGCGCAGTGGACGAACCGGCCGGTCATCAAAGCGGATGAGAACCAGAACGCGCTGTTCCAGGAGGGCGTGAGCGAGGCTTACGGCCCCGCGTTCGGGCCGAAGATCTACGCCGCGTACCTCGAACTCTTCCAGGCGCTCCCGGTTGCGCTCCGCGCGCCGAACGGCGTGCTGATTTCGCACAGCTTACCGGCCGCGCGGTTCCTGCCGCTGTTTGACCCCGCGCGACTCGATCGCGAGGCGTACCAAGACGAAGACCTGCAACCGGGCGGCTCGGTCCACAGTCTGCTCTGGGGGCGCGACACCAGCGCCGATGCCGTCGCAAACTTTCTCCGCAAAATGGGCTGCGACTTGCTCGTGAGCGGGCACATTGCCAGCGACACCGGGTTCGCGGCCCCGAACGACCGGCAACTGATCCTGGACTGCGCCGAGACGCCCGCCGGGTTCGTACTGTTCCCGGCCGATCGCAAACTCACGCACGCCGAACTGGTCGGGTGCGTGAAAACGATCTGA
- a CDS encoding CBS domain-containing protein — protein MSFAPNPRRRPLAPSLGLYPMELSRNLKVDSVSRLDPAPPRAIDATGTVADAVEEMRSGNVGCLLITERGRVVGIFTERDLLTRVLASGRSLEASIRAVMTAPPVTVAPKDSVRTAVKRMQKGGYRHLPVVDESGRPVGMLSARRVVHYLVEHFPGLVFNLPPEPDRYPESPEGA, from the coding sequence ATGAGTTTCGCACCGAATCCGCGTCGCCGTCCGCTCGCCCCGTCGCTCGGCCTGTACCCGATGGAGCTGTCCCGCAATCTGAAAGTGGACAGCGTGTCCAGATTGGACCCGGCGCCGCCGCGCGCCATCGACGCGACCGGGACCGTCGCCGACGCGGTCGAGGAGATGCGGAGCGGGAACGTCGGCTGCCTGCTCATCACCGAGCGCGGGCGCGTGGTCGGCATCTTCACCGAGCGCGACCTGCTGACGCGGGTGCTCGCCTCCGGTCGATCGCTCGAAGCCTCGATCCGTGCGGTCATGACCGCGCCACCGGTCACGGTGGCCCCCAAAGATTCGGTTCGCACTGCCGTGAAGCGGATGCAGAAGGGCGGGTACCGGCACCTGCCCGTGGTGGACGAGTCCGGGCGCCCGGTCGGGATGCTCTCGGCCCGGCGCGTCGTTCACTACCTCGTCGAACACTTCCCGGGGCTGGTTTTCAATCTCCCGCCCGAACCGGACCGCTACCCCGAATCGCCCGAAGGGGCGTAA
- a CDS encoding 2-oxoacid:acceptor oxidoreductase subunit alpha, giving the protein MSSENASPAEAQPTTGANGTNGHVNGHPRKTEIRESITIRFAGDSGDGMQLAGTRFTDTSALLGNDIATFPDFPAEIRAPAGTLAGVSGFQVHFSSTDIHTPGDDLDTLVVMNAAALKTNVKDLQPGGILVVNTDGFETSDLKKANYKVNPLDDGSLKGYRVIRVSVAKLTIEAVKDCGLTPREQDRCKNFFALGLVYWMYERPLEATLKWIKEKFGKKPEHLPVLKANTQALKAGYNYGETVEILPVQYQVAKAQIAPGTYRKITGNEAAVLGLAVAGQLAKKTIVYAGYPITPASSILEGLTELRRFGVKTFQAEDEIAAAGVAMGASYGGAIGVTGTSGPGVCLKSEAINLAVMTELPLIIVDVQRGGPSTGLPTKTEQSDLLQAMFGRNGDSPVAIVAPQSPVDCFDMAVEAVRIATRFMCPVFYLSDGYIANGSEPWKIPSVESLPKIEITHPTEHNSEGTGLVHEVGEGAASKFLPYKRDEYLSRPWAIPGTPGLEHRIGGIEKQDITGNINYEPANHEHMTNTRWKKIENIAETIPELAVTGDADADLLVVGWGGTFGSITTAVERARRKGLKIAQAHFRYLNPMPKNTEAVLKRYKKILVPELNTGQLCWLLRAKYLVPAEGLNKVQGKPFLVSEIEAAIEKVLGLSPVA; this is encoded by the coding sequence ATGAGTTCCGAGAACGCCTCTCCCGCCGAAGCGCAGCCCACAACGGGCGCGAACGGCACCAACGGCCACGTGAACGGCCACCCGCGAAAGACCGAAATACGCGAGTCGATTACCATCCGATTCGCCGGCGACTCCGGTGACGGGATGCAGCTCGCGGGCACCCGGTTCACCGACACCTCGGCCCTGCTCGGCAACGACATCGCCACCTTCCCCGACTTCCCCGCCGAAATTCGCGCGCCCGCCGGCACGCTCGCCGGGGTGTCCGGGTTCCAGGTCCACTTCTCCAGCACCGACATCCACACGCCCGGCGACGACCTCGACACGCTCGTCGTGATGAACGCCGCGGCGCTCAAAACGAACGTCAAAGACTTACAGCCCGGCGGGATCCTCGTCGTCAACACCGACGGCTTCGAGACGAGCGACCTGAAGAAGGCCAACTACAAGGTCAACCCGCTCGACGACGGCTCGCTGAAGGGCTATCGCGTGATCCGCGTGTCGGTCGCGAAGCTCACCATCGAAGCGGTGAAGGATTGCGGGCTCACGCCGCGCGAACAGGACCGGTGCAAGAACTTCTTCGCGCTCGGGCTCGTGTACTGGATGTACGAGCGCCCGCTCGAAGCCACTCTGAAGTGGATCAAGGAGAAGTTCGGCAAGAAGCCCGAGCACCTGCCCGTCCTGAAGGCCAACACACAGGCGCTCAAAGCCGGCTACAACTACGGCGAAACGGTCGAAATCCTCCCGGTGCAGTACCAGGTCGCGAAGGCCCAGATTGCGCCCGGCACCTACCGCAAGATCACCGGAAACGAGGCCGCGGTCCTGGGCCTCGCCGTGGCCGGTCAGCTCGCGAAGAAGACGATCGTGTACGCGGGCTACCCGATCACGCCCGCCAGTTCGATCCTCGAAGGGCTGACCGAGTTGCGGCGGTTCGGGGTGAAGACGTTCCAGGCGGAAGACGAGATCGCGGCCGCCGGGGTCGCGATGGGCGCCAGTTACGGCGGCGCGATCGGCGTCACCGGGACCAGCGGCCCCGGGGTGTGCCTCAAGAGCGAGGCCATTAACCTCGCGGTGATGACGGAACTGCCGCTCATCATCGTGGACGTGCAGCGCGGCGGCCCCAGCACCGGCCTGCCCACGAAGACGGAACAGTCCGACCTGCTGCAAGCGATGTTCGGCCGCAACGGGGACAGCCCGGTCGCGATCGTCGCCCCGCAATCGCCGGTGGACTGCTTCGACATGGCGGTCGAGGCCGTGCGCATCGCGACGCGGTTCATGTGCCCGGTGTTCTACCTGTCGGACGGGTACATCGCGAACGGCTCCGAGCCGTGGAAGATCCCCAGCGTCGAGAGCCTCCCCAAAATCGAAATCACGCACCCGACCGAGCACAACAGCGAGGGCACGGGACTCGTTCACGAAGTCGGCGAAGGCGCGGCGAGTAAGTTCCTGCCCTACAAGCGCGACGAATACCTGTCCCGGCCGTGGGCGATCCCGGGCACCCCGGGCCTCGAGCACCGCATCGGCGGCATCGAGAAGCAGGACATCACCGGCAACATCAATTACGAGCCGGCGAACCACGAGCACATGACCAACACGCGCTGGAAGAAGATCGAGAACATCGCGGAAACGATCCCGGAGCTCGCGGTGACCGGCGACGCGGACGCGGACCTGCTGGTCGTGGGGTGGGGCGGCACCTTCGGCAGCATCACGACCGCGGTGGAGCGCGCCCGGCGCAAGGGGCTGAAAATCGCGCAGGCGCACTTCCGCTACCTGAACCCGATGCCGAAGAACACCGAAGCCGTGTTGAAGCGGTACAAGAAGATCCTGGTACCCGAACTCAACACCGGTCAGCTCTGCTGGCTGCTCCGCGCGAAGTACCTGGTGCCCGCCGAGGGGTTGAACAAGGTGCAGGGTAAGCCGTTCCTGGTTTCCGAAATCGAAGCGGCGATCGAAAAGGTGCTGGGGCTGTCGCCCGTCGCCTGA
- a CDS encoding 2-oxoacid:ferredoxin oxidoreductase subunit beta, with the protein MATALPLTAKELTTDQEVRWCPGCGDYSILAQMKKALTTVGVPREKLAFVSGIGCSSRFPYYMNTYGFHTIHGRAPTFATGLRLANPDLQVWVVTGDGDGLSIGGNHLIHALRRNVDLKVLLFNNEIYGLTKGQYSPASRMGTPSKTSPGGSFETPVRPLSLALAAEATFVARTIDVDVQHLVSTLQKAAAHKGSAFVEIYQNCVIFNDDVYKYATDKAVKADNILYLEHGKPMVFGKDKSKGIRLNGLKPEVVTIGKDCQLDDLLTHDEHSEEPTLAYLLSRFVHDQKAGVPNPFPEPVGVFRSIKKPTYEEQLDTRIKTATEKKGPGKIEDLFKAEDVWTVS; encoded by the coding sequence ATGGCTACTGCTCTCCCACTCACGGCGAAAGAACTCACCACCGACCAGGAAGTCCGGTGGTGCCCCGGTTGCGGGGACTACTCCATCCTCGCGCAAATGAAGAAGGCGCTCACCACGGTGGGCGTGCCGCGCGAGAAGCTCGCGTTCGTGTCCGGGATCGGCTGCTCCAGCCGGTTCCCGTACTACATGAACACCTACGGGTTCCACACGATCCACGGCCGCGCGCCGACCTTCGCGACCGGGTTGCGGTTGGCCAACCCCGACCTGCAAGTGTGGGTCGTCACCGGCGACGGCGACGGGCTCTCCATCGGCGGGAACCACCTGATCCACGCGCTGCGCCGAAACGTGGACCTCAAGGTGCTCCTGTTCAACAACGAGATCTACGGGCTCACGAAGGGCCAGTACTCCCCGGCGAGCCGCATGGGGACGCCGAGCAAGACCAGCCCCGGCGGGTCGTTCGAGACGCCCGTGCGCCCGCTGTCGCTCGCGCTCGCGGCGGAGGCCACGTTCGTCGCGCGGACCATCGACGTGGACGTGCAGCACCTCGTGTCCACGCTCCAGAAGGCCGCGGCGCACAAGGGCAGCGCGTTCGTCGAAATCTACCAGAACTGCGTGATCTTCAACGACGACGTGTACAAGTACGCGACCGACAAGGCGGTGAAGGCCGACAACATCCTGTACCTCGAACACGGCAAGCCGATGGTGTTCGGTAAGGACAAGTCCAAGGGCATTCGCCTGAACGGGCTGAAGCCGGAAGTGGTCACGATCGGCAAGGACTGCCAGCTCGACGACCTGCTGACGCACGACGAGCACAGCGAGGAACCGACACTGGCGTACCTCCTGAGCCGGTTCGTTCACGACCAGAAGGCCGGGGTTCCGAACCCGTTCCCCGAACCGGTCGGCGTGTTCCGCAGCATCAAGAAGCCCACCTACGAAGAGCAACTCGACACCCGCATCAAGACCGCGACCGAAAAGAAGGGGCCGGGCAAGATCGAGGATCTCTTCAAGGCCGAAGACGTGTGGACCGTCTCTTAA
- a CDS encoding CBS domain-containing protein, with protein MYCPACGHDKNPPGADKCANCELALAHLSVPAPNGPVETSLMNDPVSILDPRPPLTVPADATLGDAVRRMITDRVGAVLVTGAGGELVGILTERDFLAKIAGAPGFETLPIAEFMTPNPETVAPADVLAFALGKMDAGGYRHLPVVDAGRPVGVISVRDVLRHLTAFCSDG; from the coding sequence ATGTACTGTCCCGCCTGCGGCCACGACAAGAACCCGCCCGGTGCGGACAAGTGCGCGAACTGCGAACTGGCGCTCGCGCACTTGTCCGTACCGGCACCGAACGGACCGGTCGAAACCAGTCTGATGAACGACCCGGTGTCGATCCTCGACCCGCGCCCGCCGCTGACCGTTCCCGCCGACGCGACCCTCGGGGACGCGGTGCGGCGGATGATTACGGACCGCGTCGGGGCCGTTCTCGTGACCGGCGCGGGCGGCGAACTGGTCGGCATTCTCACCGAGCGCGACTTCCTGGCGAAGATCGCCGGCGCGCCGGGATTCGAGACCCTTCCGATCGCTGAATTCATGACCCCGAACCCGGAAACAGTCGCGCCCGCGGACGTGCTCGCGTTCGCACTGGGCAAGATGGACGCGGGCGGCTACCGCCACCTCCCCGTCGTGGACGCGGGACGCCCCGTGGGCGTCATCTCGGTCCGCGACGTTCTCCGGCACCTCACCGCGTTCTGCTCCGATGGTTAG
- a CDS encoding DUF1559 family PulG-like putative transporter — translation MSHARLGRARTAFTLIELLVVIAIIAILIGLLLPAVQKVREAAARMSCSNNLKQIALAAHNYESANGVLPPGYHGPTTNTGFSWSGQYVGTLAYLAPFVEQDNLFKLMTGIDWNPDSTSTTNWWNTGAWSAAQYKVKTFLCPSDNPDEAGSNACAIALHAYGSGGSGSMTVGSFGTWEGNASIGKTNYVSCGGGMGNAEGGWNAYAGAFHNRSKVKLVSVSDGTSNTIAFIETLGGNPRPRNFTFAWIAVGGLPTAWGLPSDDASLNWWTAGSKHTGIVNCALLDGSVLSLRRAGGSPWDGFNQMGGRAEGDVKANSNPFRP, via the coding sequence ATGTCCCATGCTCGCTTGGGGCGCGCCCGCACCGCGTTCACGCTTATTGAATTGCTCGTGGTGATAGCCATCATCGCCATTTTGATCGGGCTGCTACTGCCGGCCGTGCAGAAGGTGCGCGAGGCCGCCGCGCGCATGTCGTGCAGCAACAACCTCAAGCAGATCGCGCTCGCCGCGCACAACTACGAGAGCGCCAACGGCGTCCTCCCGCCCGGCTACCACGGGCCGACGACCAACACCGGCTTCTCGTGGAGCGGGCAATACGTGGGAACGCTCGCGTACTTGGCCCCGTTCGTCGAACAGGATAACCTGTTCAAACTCATGACCGGAATTGATTGGAACCCGGACTCGACGTCGACCACGAACTGGTGGAACACGGGCGCCTGGTCCGCGGCACAGTACAAGGTCAAGACGTTCCTCTGCCCCTCCGACAATCCAGACGAGGCGGGCAGCAACGCCTGTGCGATCGCGCTTCACGCCTACGGCTCGGGCGGCAGCGGGAGCATGACCGTGGGCAGCTTCGGGACGTGGGAGGGCAACGCGTCGATCGGGAAGACGAACTACGTCTCCTGCGGGGGCGGTATGGGTAACGCGGAAGGCGGCTGGAACGCCTACGCGGGGGCGTTTCACAATCGCTCGAAAGTTAAGCTGGTGAGCGTTTCCGACGGCACGTCGAACACGATCGCCTTTATTGAAACGCTCGGCGGCAACCCGCGCCCGCGGAACTTTACCTTCGCCTGGATCGCGGTGGGCGGGCTCCCGACCGCTTGGGGGCTCCCGAGCGACGACGCCTCGCTGAACTGGTGGACCGCGGGGAGCAAGCACACTGGAATCGTAAACTGTGCCCTCCTTGATGGCTCGGTGCTGTCGCTCCGGCGGGCCGGCGGGAGCCCGTGGGACGGGTTCAACCAGATGGGCGGGCGGGCCGAGGGCGACGTTAAGGCCAACAGCAACCCCTTCCGGCCGTAA